AGTGCACGCAGGCATGCCTACTTCCCCCCTAGACTGTCCCCAGGGACTgggcccctcacccccagcactCTGGCTGTTCCGGACTGTCACAGCGTAAACCAGTGCCGAGCGGGCCGGCCGGCCGCCTCTGGCTCACCTCTGGCCCGTAGGGGAGGCGGGAGATGAGCTCCGGGGCCATCCAGTAGGGCGTGCCGACCAGGGACTTCCTCCGGGGCACCTCCTTGCTCACCTGGGCACAGAACCCAAAGTCCGACAGCTTCACCTGCAGCAGGATGTAGGCAGTAGGGTCAGAGGtgctggtgggggcagggtgagCAGAGGCATCTACCTATTTGATTCCTTGGCCTCGGACGCGCTGGGTCTCCACGATGCTGCCCAGAGGTTAGAGCCTCTGGGGAGCTCTGCCGTCTCCTGGCTGGGGCCCTCAGCCGTGTCACCTGCCCAAGATCGCACCATCTGCCTCCGCGACAGGGTCTGCGCTGGGGCTCTCGGGGGAAGTGGCCCGAGTCCCAGGGGTACCAAAGGCTGGGCGGGGGCTCAGACTGGGGCTGGCTCCCAATGCTGTGCCCTGGGCCCCTGCTTCCCGGCAGGAAGCGCACCTTCAGCTGGCAGGTGTGAGGGGTGCAACCCTGTCCAAGGTGGGTACAAGGGGACACAGCCTGCCTCTGCAACAGCTACGTCCCCAGACCGAGGATTTATACCTTTGTCGGAGCCGTGGGCCCTGTCTAGACTCTCGAGGATGTCTGTGgatcctcccacccccagagagCATGCTTACACATGTCCCCTAAACACATCTGCAGACACTTTTAGGTGTTCGTGGACCCCAACTGAGACTCCCGGTGAAACTgagccttccccccacccccggcctctgCTGACCGGCTTAACGTTCCTGGGGGAGGGCGGGCAAATCACCAACAAGAATCTGGTGAAAGTCAAGGGCCCTCCCACTGAAAATTGTGCTCGCTCTTGGAACGTAAATGCAGGTTCTGGTCACCGTGAGCCTCATCCATGGGCCTCAGACTCAGAACTTCCGTCCAGAAGATGGGAGACAGGACTGGAGTCCACAGCCCACGCCTGGATGCCCAGCTAGGAGCAGGTTCTCATGTGGCCGAGAGGCTGGCCACCCAAATGGagtctcccctctctgggcccaggGCTAGACTACAGCTCCCAACGGCCCGTGCTGACGGCAGAGACCCCACCAGCCTGAGCCCCTGACCGAAGGGGCAGAGGCCCCACTCGCGTGGACCCCGACTCTGGACTGCTGCACGAGGAACGAAGGAACTTACTGCTCCTCACGTGACTGAACTCGGGGGTCAGAGCACACCCCACCAGCATTGGGAGagctgggcagaggtgggggaaggCCAAGCCACCCCGTTCCTCACCCTGCCATCGTGGGTCAGCAAGATGGAGTCGCTCTTGATGTCCCGGTGGATGACCCCCTGGGCGTGGAGCACGGACAAGGCCTGCAGCACGGCCAGGCACACGGCGGCGATCTGCTCCTCGTTCATCctgcgggggtgggtgggtgagtgacGGGGACAGACAGGGCCCCGCCCTGGGGTTTAAGGGGGACACAACACTACCCTGGGCTTTGAGGGGGACATGGCCCCACCCTGGGGGCCGGATGGGGACAGAGCCTGTTGGCTCTGAGACAGGGCCCCACCCCAAGGGGTCTGGAGGGGGCCAGTCCTATCATGGGAGAGGTCTGAGGAGGACCCAGGTCCACCCTGGGGAGCCAGCAGGCTGGCTGTCACAGGGTCCAGCTGTCCAGCAGTACCTGGTGTGGGTGACGATGTCGGTGAGGGCGCCTCCCTCCAGGAACTCCATCACCACCCAGAGCTCGTCCCCGACCAGGTAGCTGTTGTACATCTCCACCACGTTCTCGTGCTGGTAGTCCCTCATGATCACCACCTGGGCATGGGAGGCCGGGTCGGCGCGGTGGAGGGAGGACGGCCAGCCCCTGCCACCGGagccctcccgcctccctctcaGCCCGGGTGTGGGCCCTGCCACACTGCGGGTCCGCTTCCACCCGTCACTCCTGCTCATCGGGGTCCCCCTGGGCTGTCCTCCCACGGCCAAAGTCAAGAGACCTCAAAGGCAGCGTGGGCCTGACGTCTGCACTCTATTCCAGGGGTGCTCCCGCCCCGCACACACCCCACACTTCTGACGTTGGTCTCTGACCAGCCCTGAGCTGGGCCGCGAGTGGCTCTGATGGCCAGGCTGGTGTCGGGAGAGGGAGCTGGAATGAGGGTGTCTAAGCACAGGGCTGAGACCAGAAGGCCAAGCAGGTACTAGGCAGGTCAGATAAAAGGcggtagggggtggggggtgggggaagagattTCAGGGGCAGGAAGGCCTAGCAAGGCAAAGCCTCACGGAGCTGGGGTCAGATAAaaggcggtggggggtggggggtggggggtggggggtgggggaagagattTCGGGGCAGGAAGGCCTAGCAAGGCAAAGCCTCACGGAGCTGGGGGAACACGATGCTCACAGGGGCCACATTACACTGGGCAAAGCTGAGGAGTGTGGAGAGGTCAGGAGGCAAGAGCTAGAGTCGGACGACCCCGGACCTGACGTCCTCCTGGGATTCCTGcatcaggggctgggggctgctccCAACACAGATTCCTCTCAGGAAGGAGCCAGGGGTCTGCCTTTGCAACATGCTCACTGGTAGTGAGCCCCTCAAGGGCCAAAGCCTGAGGTCAGACAGAAGCGAGGCCTAGATGGGGGCGGATCTCAGATGCACGGCCAAGAGGCCAGGCCTTTGTCCTGAGGGCACCAGGGGGCGCTGCAAGGGGCAGTAAAGGGGTGTGCGGAATGCCCAGGGGGCAGGGCCGAGCAGCAAATGGACTACATGGGGACAGGAacggggatgggggaaggagtgACAGGCTCAGGGCTGACAAGCCGccggggtgggggccagggaggtCCAGAGCTCCGGCCTGCGGACAGGAGTGGCGGGGCCTGTCTGAGACAGGGAACCAGGAGAGGCAGGTTTGGAGGACACGCTTCGGGGCCAGAATGGGACTTGGTGGGTATGAGGGGCCTGGAAGGCACGCAGAGGGTGGGGCTCAGGGGGATTAAGGGAACCTGGAGCTGGGGCTCGGGGCCTGGCCAGGAACAGGACAGCCGTGGCCATGGGTATCGTGGGGACAGAGGAGACAGCCTGGGGAGGTGTGACGAGTGAGGACAGGAGCTGGGCCCAGAACCCAGCCCTGGGGAACCCCATCCCCGAAGGCCCTTTCCCCTCCTCACCCCTATGTGCCCTCAAAAACCACGGGGCGGAGGAGCCCCAGGAGGAGAGGTGAAGGGCGGAGGCAGGGGCAGCAGGCCCACCTCATTGAAGAGCAGCTCGCGCCTCTGCTGCTTGCGCAGGTCCATCTTCTTGACGGCCACCAGCCTGCCCGAGCTGCGCACGGTGGCGATGCACACGATGCCCGTGGAGCCCTCGCCGATCTTAATGAAGTTGTCCAGATAGGAGCGAGGGTCGCCGGGGTCTACCACCAGTTGCAGGGCAGCCCGGAACTGCTCGTGGGACACTCGCTGGGGTTCccgctgtggcgagcggggtccgGGGGGTCCAGGGGCGGGGGGTGCAGGGGGGGCGGCGAGGGTGCGGGCTGGAGGGGCCAGCTGGGGCTCGGAGGCGTGGGGGCCCAGCACTCCAGGGCTGGGGGGGCCGTGGGCTCGAGCGGGGGGCCGGGAGGCAGAGGAGGACTGGGGGACGGCCAGGCCCCCCACCGATGGCCCATTGGGGGCCACGTTGTGAGGCTCCCCCTGCAACAGAAAAGAGAGGTGGCTGTCAGTGGAGGGGCCAGAGGGACGGGGACCCCGGCTGTGGGACAGACACATGGTGGTCAGGATGCAGATGGACGGTGGGCTGGGCACAGGTTGGAGTCGGTGGGTGGCAACGGGGAAGCTCCAGGCAAGGGGACAGTGGGGCggtcctggggcagggggagcagtTACCTGGGCGCCCCGGGATGGGTGGTCCGTGTCGGCCCGCGGGTACGTGTTAAAGGGCCGGCCAGCTGCCACTTTCGCCCCGCTGGCCAGACCGGCAGGCTGGTGGGGGGTGCCGAcgtcaggcccagagagggggcgCTTGTCCCGGGAGGACTCCTGGGGCCCCCCTGAGCCCTCCCTGGAAGACTTGGGCCTCTTGTCCGGCCCCACCCGCCGCCTGTCTCCACTGCTGCCACCCGCCTCGCTGCGACCGGCGACCCGGCCTTGACCGCCCGCCTTCTCTGGGCCCCCTCTGGCCGTGGCGGCCTGCTCCACGGGCATCCCGTTTTCCTGGCGGGCACGGGCGGGTGGCGGCGGGCTGTCTCTCCGCAGGGAGTTGGAGCGCGTCACCGACATGTTCTCAAACTCGTCGAGCAGCAGCGTGAGGGCCCCATCCTTGGCGCCTTTGCTGCCCCGCACGATGGTCTGGGGTCCGGGGCAATGGCGGGGTGGGGGCCGGGCAAGGAGGAGGGGGACACAGGACGCGTATCCGACACACGAGGACAGgacaacacaacacacacacagagacaagaCAGAGACGGAATGAAGAAATGCCATGGGTGATGACAGGGCGGGGCGGcagggggggtgggcaggagcagggaggcccctgctgcccctcccccagcacctagCCTTGGGTGGCAGGAGGGGAGCGGGAGGAAAGCCTGCCCATCCGACAGGCTGTCGCCCCCTCCCCGTGGGATGCACCCCTGTCTTTTTCTTGCTCTCCGGACTGGGGGGCGGTCCCTGCCCTGTGGGGTGCAGGGGAAGAAGGGCAGAGACTATGCCACCCCATAATCAGCCCTGGAGAGCTGCAAATTACAGGATGCTGGGGCCAGGGCCCAGCTTGGCACTTCCTCCCCTGCAGCCCACCAGGGCTGTTAACTCCAAACCACGCTCTCTGTTCCTCTGGAGGCTGAGGGTGGGTTAAAGGGAGAGTCAGAAAGGTTTGGGCCCAGAGTAGAGGGCAGGAGTGCCCCAGGAGCAAGGCTGGCAAATGCGAATGCCTGTGTAAAGCCTGTCCTGAATCCACCCTCACCCACCACGGCCACCATCCTGATCCAGGTCACAGCCTCCAGGGTTCCCCCTGTCCCCGACTCAGCTCCAGTCACATGGGCCTCCTAACTGCTCCTAAAACACACCGGACACACTCCTACCTCAGGCACTGGCTGTTCACACTGCCTGGAACGTCTTCCCCCAAGTTTGCCCTGAGCTCCCCTCCCCAATGCACCCCCCTTTCAGGTCTTTGCTGGAGGCTTTCGCTGACCACCCGTGGTCTGAAACGCCAGCCCCTAACACTCCCTatccccctcccctgctttcctgTTCTCTAGAGTACTTAAAACCAGCTGACATAAAGCATGCGTACAGCTGTCCATGGCCTGCTCCCCCAGTGCAATGATCGTGAGGGAGGCCATGGTTTCCTcctgtctgtttctgttctggCTGGTATGcagaaggtgctcagtaagtatttgctgaaCCCGTGAGTGAGTGAGTAAGGCAGGCAGgctgggaggaggctgaggggagcAGAGCCCATGCCCCTCAGCCCTGTGCCGTCAATCACTGGCAGGCAGGGACATGGGCTGCCGGACATCCTAAAGCCAGAACCACTTCAAATGTGCAGAAAACACAGATCCCACAAAACCCTCCTACAGGCCACCGTACCCCTGTGGGGCCAGCCCCTGCCCCCGGCCTCTCCTGGGCTTGGCTGCCAGCCTGGAGGCCTGGCCTTGCCCAGGGGCCCAGCGAAGCAAGGGAGACACCTGGTCAGGCTTTGGTGCTGGAATAAGAGGTCGAGAAGtccctgggggttgggggagggtctGGGAGGACTAGGGAGTTTCTCAGCCGAGGGCAGCAAACACAAGCGCCCACAGGGGCCCCAGGAGAGTGCCAGCCCGTGTGGCACCTTTGTGTGACTTAAGGTGCCCCTTCCTCCTGGCAGACACAGTCCCAGGTATGGCTCGTGGTTGGCAGGCCGAGCAGGGGCTAGATTTTAGGAAGCGCCCTAGTGTGGGCATAACCAGCAGACAAGCAGCCACAGGGCCGGGTAGGGGATGGAACTGAGGTGGGCTGGGTGGGGCCTGCGGGCCCAGAAGAGCTGGCACCCCGCCTGCGGTGGCAGCTGCCCCTCCAGTGGCCCCAGCCGATCTGTCAGGAGAAGCCAGAAATAGAGATTTGGATGTGAAGCCTCTTGCTTTTTTAGGCAGTGGCAGAGAATTCAAAGTATCCAAAATCCCCCTGGCTGGGGCACATGAACGCCTCAGTGGGCCGCCAgctggagaccctgggggagagcTTCCACGCCCGCTGGCCTGGGGCGGGGCAGGATGAGTCAGCCCTGGGCCTGCCCCCTGGCACTGAGCCTGCTGACCAGCCGGCCCATCTCCACCCCTCCGAACAACCCGGGTTGCGTTCCCTGGCCCATGGCCCTTCCCGGTTCCCACTGCCCTTCGGATAAAGTCCGTGCTCCGAGGCCGGCTTCGCAGGCTGCGTGGTGCcgcaccccctgcccccagaccAGCCTCACCA
Above is a window of Phocoena sinus isolate mPhoSin1 chromosome 19, mPhoSin1.pri, whole genome shotgun sequence DNA encoding:
- the PAK4 gene encoding serine/threonine-protein kinase PAK 4 isoform X2 — protein: MFGKKKKRVEISAPSNFEHRVHTGFDQHEQKFTGLPRQWQSLIEESARRPKPLIDPACITSIQPGAPKGEPHNVAPNGPSVGGLAVPQSSSASRPPARAHGPPSPGVLGPHASEPQLAPPARTLAAPPAPPAPGPPGPRSPQREPQRVSHEQFRAALQLVVDPGDPRSYLDNFIKIGEGSTGIVCIATVRSSGRLVAVKKMDLRKQQRRELLFNEVVIMRDYQHENVVEMYNSYLVGDELWVVMEFLEGGALTDIVTHTRMNEEQIAAVCLAVLQALSVLHAQGVIHRDIKSDSILLTHDGRVKLSDFGFCAQVSKEVPRRKSLVGTPYWMAPELISRLPYGPEVDIWSLGVMVIEMVDGEPPYFNEPPLKAMKMIRDNLPPRLKNLHKVSPSLKGFLDRLLVRDPAQRATAAELLKHPFLAKAGPPASIVPLMRQNRTR
- the PAK4 gene encoding serine/threonine-protein kinase PAK 4 isoform X1, with amino-acid sequence MFGKKKKRVEISAPSNFEHRVHTGFDQHEQKFTGLPRQWQSLIEESARRPKPLIDPACITSIQPGAPKTIVRGSKGAKDGALTLLLDEFENMSVTRSNSLRRDSPPPPARARQENGMPVEQAATARGGPEKAGGQGRVAGRSEAGGSSGDRRRVGPDKRPKSSREGSGGPQESSRDKRPLSGPDVGTPHQPAGLASGAKVAAGRPFNTYPRADTDHPSRGAQGEPHNVAPNGPSVGGLAVPQSSSASRPPARAHGPPSPGVLGPHASEPQLAPPARTLAAPPAPPAPGPPGPRSPQREPQRVSHEQFRAALQLVVDPGDPRSYLDNFIKIGEGSTGIVCIATVRSSGRLVAVKKMDLRKQQRRELLFNEVVIMRDYQHENVVEMYNSYLVGDELWVVMEFLEGGALTDIVTHTRMNEEQIAAVCLAVLQALSVLHAQGVIHRDIKSDSILLTHDGRVKLSDFGFCAQVSKEVPRRKSLVGTPYWMAPELISRLPYGPEVDIWSLGVMVIEMVDGEPPYFNEPPLKAMKMIRDNLPPRLKNLHKVSPSLKGFLDRLLVRDPAQRATAAELLKHPFLAKAGPPASIVPLMRQNRTR